The stretch of DNA TTCTCTCGTTCTGACGCAGTTGATGTATCTGGTCAACGCGTCCGTGCGGGTGACGGCCCAACGGAAGCTCGTCACGGACATCCGGCAGCGGGTGCACGACCACATCCAGACGCTATCTCTTGATTTCTTCAGCGGGTCGAGCAGCGGTGCGCTGATCCCGCGGGTGACGACGGAATCCGCTGGCGTACAACGTCTTCTGATGGACTGCCTACTGGCACCACTGATCGATGCCTTCGTATTGGTCGCGGCCATCGCTTATCTGTTGGCGCTCTCGTGGCAGATGACCATCGCCGCATTGGCCCTCACACCGCTGGCGCTGCTCACCCTGAGGTTCGCCGGTCGCCATGTTCAGGCAGCGATCCACCGGGTGATAACAGCCGATCGCTTGATGTCCGCCGAGCTCGAGCAGACGGTGAACGGGATCGCCGAGATCCAAACGTTCAACGCGCAATCCATTCGCAGCAAGCGATTTCACGAAGCGTCGGAGACCGCCGCGAAGAACGACGCGACGAGCGTGGTCTGGATGCAGGCCACCGCGAACGGGTCTCAGATTTTCGTAGCGCTCAGCACCGTGGTGGTGTTGCTGGTCGGGGTCGGGTTCAGCTCGAGCTTTGGCCTTACCTTCGCCGGCCTGATGGTGTTCGCGGGAATGGTTCCGACGATGTTTGGTGCAGCGCAACGGGTGATGGGCGCATACACCACCTACCACTCGGTACTGCCGAGCGCAACGTCGACTTACGAACTGCTCGACACCCGACCGACAGTTCAGGACAGCCCTGAGGCCGTCACGCTCGGCGAGGTGCACGGCAACGTCGTGTTCGAGGACGTGACGTTCGGATACACCGACAGCCAAACGGTTCTCGAGGGGTTGACATTCTCGATCGCCGAAGGCGAAACGGTGGCGCTGGTGGGTGGCATCGGGTCCGGCAAGTCGACGGTGTTCAACCTCATGCTGCGGTTCCTCGATCCGCAGAGAGGCCGAATTCTGCTCGACGGCCACGACATCGCGGGGGTGACCACCGCGTCGTTGCGCGATCAGGTGTCCAAGCTTGCGCAGTTCCCGTTCTTCACCAAGGACACGATCCGCGAGAACATCCGATTGGCGCGACCGGACGCCAGCGACGCAGATGTCGAGCAGGCGTGTCAGCAGGCACATGTGCACACGGTCATCACCGATCCGATGAAGATGCACGACGGCTACGACACCGTGGTGGATGTGCAGGTGCCATCGGGCGGGCAGAAGCGACTGATCGCGTTGGCGCGCTGCCTATTGCGCAGGCCCGAGGTGTTGCTGCTCGACGAACCGACGGAGAACCTCGACGCCGACCAGCGGGCCAGGCTGACCGGAGTGATCCGCGAGTATGCCCGAGATCGCACGTGCTTGGTGATCAGTCATGACATGGACTTCATTGCCGCGGTGGCTGATCGAATTCTGGTGCTCGAGGACGGCCGCATCGCTCAGGTCGGTGATCACCGCACGCTGATCGCCGAAGGCGGCCTCTACAAGCGCTTGTACGAGGCGCAGAATGTCGATCCCGATCTGGTCTATCCGAGCGGCTAGGCTCTCGCCCGATGAACGTCATTGCATCTGTTGTTTGCATGGGGGCCCACATTCTCGATGTGCTTGTCCGTCCCGTCAGCGACATTCCGGCGGGGCAGGACACGGCGCTGGTCGAGCAGATCCGGATGACGGCGGCGGGGACGGCCGCGGGAACGGCGCTGACGTTCGCCAAGCTGGGGGCGGCGGTGCGGACGGCGGGGGCGATTGGGGTGGACCCCGCGGGGGATTTGTTGCTGTCGCTGCTGGGCCGCGCGGGCATCGACACCGGCCTGGTGGTCCGCAAACCTGATGCGCCGACGTCGATGTCGGTACTGCCGATCAGACCAAACGGTGAACGGCCTGCCCTGCACTTGCTCGGGGCCAATCTTTCGTACACGCTCGACGACGTCGACCGGGATGCGATCGCGGCGGCAGATCACCTCCATCTTGGTGGAACGGAGATGCTGGGGCCGGACTTCGCGAAGCGAGTCCTCAAGCACGCCAAGGATAATGGCGTCACGACCTCGGTCGACCTGATCGCACCAGGCGGCATGGGGACCTTTGATCTCATCGCGCCTGCGATGGAATACACGGACTATCTGCTGCCGAACGAGGATCAGGTACTCGGCTTCACGGGCGCCACAGATCTTGCCGAAGGGTCACGGAAACTCCTCGACGCAGGTGCAGGACTGTTGGCGATAACGTGCGGTGCCGACGGCGCGCTGATCGTCAACGCCGAAGGAACACAACATGTTCCGGCGTTCGCCATCGATGTGGTGGACACTACCGGATGCGGCGACGCATTCTCGGCTGGCTTCGTCTACGGCATGGGACTCGGAAGGGCGCCGCGTGATGCGGCGGTCCTCGGCACTGCGGTAGCCGCACTCGTCGCGCAGGGACTGGGCAGCGACCACGGCGACTTCGACCTCGCGGCCGCCGACGCGTTGGCGTAGCGCGCCATTGGTGGGCAAAAGGTTGAGTGCTTCCGCGTCGCCGTTAAATTGTTATCAGACCTTGCCTTCTGCGACACGTCGCATCGCAAGAATGCGATAGAAGCGCCGCTGGACGGAAAGGACGCAGTGACCGAGAAAGACCTTTACTCGTCGATTTTGAGCGTGTTGCAGTCGCACTTCGACAGCACCGGACGGCCACGGTCGGCGTCACACGCCGTGCAAGCTCATCAGATCGGCCAAGACGCCATAAATGACTGGCTGTCGGCGAAGCTGACCCCCGAGCGCCTGCAGATCGCTGGGACGGTGCGCGACTGAGCCTCGACGAGCTAGTGAGACTCCCCCTAGCACTGGGGATTGGATTGGTTATCCTGAGCCTGCCGGTCGTTGCGCCCGCGTGGGCGGATACCGCAACGCCGCTCGCCGGTCAGCCGGCACAGTGGATCATCGTCGGTGTGCCAGATGCACACGCGACATCCGGAACCCTTACCGCGTTCCAACGGGTCGGCCAGCAGTGGAAGGTGGCGTTGGGACCGGTGCCCGCCAAGGTAGGCGAGCTCGGTGTCGGTGCTCCAGGGGACGGTGTCCACCGCACTCCGGTGGGAACATTCAGATTCGACCAGGCGTTCGGCCGTCGACCCAATCCCGGAACCAAGATGCCGTATTTCCAAGCGACTCAACAGGACTGGTGGGATGAAGACGCTCGATCACCTAGCTACAACACCCACGTGCGTCGATCCGGCAGCCCCTCGTCCATCGCGGAAAATTTGTACGACTCCGGTCCGGTATATGACTACGCGGTGAACATCGCGGTGAATCCGCAACGCGTGCCCGGGCGGGTGTCCGGCATCTTTCTGCACGTGACAGATGGCAGTCCCACATGGGGATGTGTGGCTATCGGCCGTGATGAGATGCGCTCGGTGCTGAACTGGCTCGACCCCGCCGCATCACCGGAAATCACCATCGGCGTCGGTACCCCGTCGCTATAGTGCCGTCACCGTTCCCGTGAGGTGCGGGTCGCCCTTCTTCAGGTTGCGCAGCGTCAACTGCCAGCCGTCGGAGATCCGATCGACATACAAACCGGCCTGCGCCGGCAGCACCACCGGCTTGGCGAACCGCACCGAATACTTCACGGTATCCGGCAACTGACCCTCAATGTTCGCCAAAACAGCTGCAGCGCTGAACATTCCGTGGGCGATGACGCTGGGGAAGCCGAACAGCTTTGCGGCGATCGCATTGGTGTGGATCGGATTGTGATCTCCGCCGACCGAGGCGTAGTGGCGGATCTGTCCCGGCGTGATGCGCAGCACCGCATTGGGCGGTCCCGGCTTCGGCTGCTTCTGCGGTGGCGGCTTCGGCTCATCCGACAGGCTGGTCTTCTGCTGATGCAGGAACGTCGTCACTTGATGCCACGCCGTCTCGTTTCCGACATTGACATCGGTGACGATGTCGACCAACAGCCCGCGGCGATGCTCACGCAGGTTCTCCGCATGCGTACGCACCGAAACGGTGTCGGTCACCAGAATCGTCCGATGTTGCGTGATGTGGTTTTCGATGTGCACCGAACCCATTGCGGCGAACGGGAAGTCGAAGCCCGTCACCAGCGACATCACCGTCGGGAACGTCAACGCGAACGGGTACGTCAGCGGCACCGCATCGCCGAACCGCAACCCCGTCACGTTCGCGTACGCCGCCACGTTTGCAGGATCAATGCTCAACTCGTCGACCGTCAACGTGCGGTCGGGCAAGGTGTCGCCGCGTGGAACGAATGGCAGGGCTCCGGCCGCCGCGCGCACCAAGTTCATCAAACCTGACGGCTGCGTCACGCTCTCACGCCCCCAACCATGCCTGGCCGCATACCCGAATCGTGTTGCCGGTCACGGCGTTCGACGCCGGGCTCGCGAAATACGCGATGGTCTCGGCGACATCGACAGGCTTGCCGCCCTGATACAGCGAGTTCAGCCGCCGGCCCACCTCACGGGTGGCCACCGGGATCGCCTCGGTCATCTTCGTCTCGATGAAGCCGGGCGCCACGGCGTTTACGGTGATGCCCTTGTCGGAATACGCGGCCGCCAGTGAATCCGTCAACCCGATCATGCCGGCCTTGGTGGCCGCGTAGTTCGTCTGGCCGCGGTTGCCCGCGATGCCCGCCATCGACGACAGCCCGATCACCCGGCCACCCTCGCCGATAGTGCCGTTGCCCACCAAACCCTCGGTAAGCCGAAGCGGCGCAAGCAGATTCACCGCGACGACGGAATCCCACCGCGCCTCGTCCATGTTGGCCAGCAGCTTGTCACGGGTGATGCCGGCATTGTTGACCAGGATGTCGAGGCCGCTGCCGTGGTAGTGCTCACGCAAGTGTTCCGAGATCCGGTCGACAGCATCGTCGGCTGTCACGTCGAGCGTCAGCGCGGTCGCGCCGACCTTGGCCGCGGTCTCGCCGAGCGCGTCGGCGGCTCCTTCGACGTCGACGACCACCACGCTGGCCCCGTCACGGGCGAACACCTCGGCGATGGTAGCGCCGATGCCGCGTGCCGCGCCGGTGACGAGCGCGATTTTGCCGTCCAGCGGGCGGTCCCAATCGGCCGGAGGTGCCGAGTCCTGCGCCCCGACGCGGAACACCTGCCCGTCGACGTAGGCCGACTTGCCGGACAAAATGAACCGCACTGTCGACTCCAGCCCGGTCGCCGCGGGCTTGGCATCGGGCGACAGGTGCACCAAGTTCACCGTGGCACCACGCCGCAGTTCCTTGGCGAGCGACCGGGTGAACCCTTCGAGCGCCCGCTGGGCGATTCGTTCGTGGGCATTGTCGACGTGCTCGGGTGTCGTGCCGACGACGACGATGCGGCCCGACGCACCGAGGTTGCGCAGCAGCGGGGTGAAGAACTTGTACAAGGCCTTCAGCCCCGCGGGTTCCGTGATGCCGGTGGCGTCGAACACCAGACCTCCGAAAGAGTCGGCCCAGCGGCCGCCGAGGTTATTGGACACGACGTCGTAGTCCTCGGCCAGCGCGGCGCGTAGCGGCTCCACGACGCGGCCCTCGCCGCCGATCAGCAGCGTGCCTGCCAGCGGCGCATCGCCGGCCTTGTAGCGACGCAACGTCTCGGGCTGCGGGATGCCGAGTTGCTTGGCCAGGAACGATCCGGGCGCCGAGTGGACGATTTGCGAGTACAGATCCGTAGCCATGGGACGAACTTACTCCAGAGTAAGAAGGGTGCGTAATATGGGGCGCATGGCTAGTGATACCCACCGACGCGTCGCCATTCTCGGCGGCAACAGGATTCCCTTCGCACGGTCGGATGGCGCGTACGCAAACGCCTCCAATCAGGACATGTTCACCGCCGCGCTTGGCGGGCTCATCGACCGCTTCAACCTCGACGGCGAGAAGCTCGGTGCGGTGATCGGCGGCGCGGTGCTCAAGCACAGCCGCGACTTCAACCTGATGCGTGAGTGCGTCCTCGGCAGCTCGCTGTCGTCGTACACGCCCGCGTTCGACATTCAGCAGGCGTGCGGCACCGGACTGCAGGCGACCATCGCGGCCGCCGACGGGGTCGCCGCAGGCCGCTACGACGTGGCCGCCGCCGGTGGCGTGGACACCGCGTCGGATGCGCCGATCGCGTTCGGCGACGACCTACGCCGCGTACTGCTCGGGCTGCGCCGGTCGAAGTCCAACGTCGACCGCCTCAAGCTGGTCGGCAAGCTGCCCGCGGCGCTCGGCGTGGAAATCCCCGTCAACAGCGAGCCGCGCACCGGGCTGTCGATGGGCGAGCACCAGGCCATCACCGCCAAGGAAATGGGCATCAAGCGCGTCGAGCAGGACGAGTTGGCCGCGGCCAGCCACCGCAACATGGCCGCCGCCTACGACCGCGGATTCTTCGACGATCTGGTCACCCCGTTCCTCGGCGTGTACCGCGACAACAATCTGCGTGCCGATTCGTCGGTCGAGAAACTCGCGAAGCTGAAGCCGGTGTTCGGCGTGAAGGCCGGCGACGCGACGATGACGGCGGGCAACTCGACGCCGCTGACGGACGGCGCCTCAGTGAGCCTGCTCGCTACCGACGAGTGGGCCGCGCAGCACGGCATCGAGCCGCTGGCGTACTACGTCGACGCCGAGACTGCAGCGGTCGACTACGTCAACGGCAAGGACGGCCTTCTGATGGCGCCCACCTATGCGGTGCCGCGGCTGCTGGCCCGAAACGGCCTGAGCCTGGGCGACTTCGACTTCTACGAGATCCACGAGGCGTTCGCGTCGGTGGTACTCGCCCACCTGCAGGCGTGGGAGTCCGAGGAGTACTGCAAGGAGCGCCTCGGTCTGGATTCAGCGCTCGGCTCGATCGACCGGTCGAAGCTCAACGTCAACGGCTCGTCGCTGGCGGCGGGTCACCCGTTCGCAGCGACAGGCGGACGAATCGTGGCGCAGTTGGCCAAGCAGCTGGCGGAGAAGAAGAAGGAGACCGGTCAGCCGGTCCGCGGTCTGATTTCGATCTGCGCAGCGGGTGGGCAGGGCGTCGCGGCGATCCTCGAGGCCTAGAAAATAATTTTCGCAGGCATGTAACGCGCCCCCGGCAGTGGTCGATAGACCCGATAGCTCCGTGTTGCCGTCTGACCCCCCGACCCGACGGCAACACGGGGCTCTTATTTTCTGGGCCCGAGTGCTTCGATGGGGACATGCAAATCAGCCTCAGCCTCGTCGGATTACTCAGCGATACCGGCGGCTCGCCCGTCGACGCGACCATCAAGAGCCTCGCCCTGCTGCGCGACGAGGGGTTCCGCAGAGTCTGGATGGCCCAGCTGCCCTACGACCCGGATCTGCTGACCATCCTGGCGGTCGCCCTGCATGAGGTCGACACCATCGAGGTGGGCTCCGGCGTGGTGCCGATTCAGGTCCAGCACCCGACGTCGTTGGCCCAGCGGGCGCTGACGCTCAATGCGATCGCAGGTGGCCGCTTCAGCCTCGGGGTCGGGATGAGCCACAAGATGGTCACCGAGCAGATGTGGGGCATCTCGTATGAGAAGCCGCTGCGGCGGATGCGTGAGTACCTCGACGGCCTGCTGCCGCTTCTTTCCGGCCAACCCGCGGACGCGGTAGGCGAGACGGTGACCACGCGCGGGTCGCTGCAGATTCCCGGGGCGCCCGTGCCCGATGTTTACATCGCCGCGCTGGGCCCGCAGATGCTGAAGCTCGCGGGCCGTCGCACAGCAGGCACGCTGACGTGGATGACGGGCCCCAAGACGCTCGCCGAACATGTCAGCCCGACGCTGCGCGACGCCGCAGAGGAGGCGGGACGTGCGCAGTCAGATGTGCGTGTCGCCGCGTCGCTGCCGGTGGCCGTCACCGACGACGTCGACGAGGCTCGGGCAAGGGCCGCACAAGAGTTCGCGATCTACGGCCAGCTGCCGTCATACCGCGCGATGCTCGACCGCGAGGGTTATGCGGGGCCGGAGGACGCCGCGATCATCGGCGACGAGAAGACGGTTTCCGACCGCCTCGACGAAGTCGCCGCATCAGGCGTCGACGAGTTCGCGGCCGTCACCTTCGACCCCTCTCCGGAGGGGCGTGCACGCACCCGCGCGCTGCTGCGAACCAGGGACAGGTGAGGCCCAAATTTCCTCTGGTGTGGCCGCAATCACAGGCGTACGATCGAGCGCACGACGGGTTCGGGAGTGACCAATCCAAAGTGCCGGCAAGAGGTGAAAGCCGGACGCGCGAGAATAATGAGACGCCCTCAAGTGTCCTCCCGAACCCGCCCTTTTTGTCTGTAGGACGGTGTGGCTAGCCCCACCTGACATCCGCCAGACACTCGGGGTTGGCGGTTCGGCCGTCCAGGTTGCTGCAGCTAGGCCAGCAGCGGCGCGAGCTCGCTGCGCGGCACTGAAACCTGATGCGGTCCGCTGTTGTCGGGGACCACCGCATCCTCACCGAAGAAGAAGATGACCGCATCGTCGGTGATCGCGAAGTTCCGGTACGTGTTGGCGTCCAGGTCGTCGCGTACGGGAGTAGACCGGTGTTTCCCCAACTCGCGCTGCACGATCGGGTTCAACACGCCAAGCGGGTGGTGTCCGGCTTGAACAGCGCGTCGAAGGTGATCGGCGCGCGCTTGCTCAAGTCGTAGTTGAATGTCTTGTAGTAGGTATTCGGGTGGTCCTCATGGGAAAAGCCGGTGTCGTCGTCGATGTCCAGCACGAGGCTCACGGTGCCGGACGACCGGTACGTCTTCGCGCTGACGTCGTGCATGTAGGGCCGGTTGCGGCCGTCCGGCGCGAACTTAGCAAGCCAGTCGAGGAAGTCAGCGCGGTCCTGTGTCAGGTAGTCACTCACTGCCTGCTGGTCGGGGTAGTCGAGCGGGAAACTCATGCCGAGCGTGTATTCCGGGGTGGTGGTGTGGACCTGGCAGATGCCGTCGGCGTCGACCGTTCCGCCGAGTGCGTCGCACCCCGATTGCGCACCGGCCGCGGGGGTCGGCGCTATTGCGATGACGGCCGCGACGGCGAGCGCCGCTATTAGGTTGCGGTTACGCAACTTTGGTGCCATATCGGTTTCCCGTTGTTGATTGTGGTTGACGGTTACTTCTCGGGATAGAGCTGTGCGTCGCTGACGCCGCCGCCGTTGATCGGTGGGCCGAGAAGCACGGTGGAGGTGTTGGCCGCCGGATCGTACGTCAGCAGCGACGTGGTACCACCGCAGCCGACCTTGCCGAGTATGAGCAACTTGTCGCCGGTCGCGCCCGCAACGATGACGCTCTCGGACACGCCGGGGATGTGTACGCGCGTGGTGTGCATGTCGGGCGTCAAGCGGGAGAGGAACATCGTGCCGCACGCGCCAGCAGACTGCAGGAAAGTGCCGCTAGGCAGCTGCCAGGCGACGTCGTCGCCGATGTCCCCGCCGAAGCCGGGATCGTCCTCCTGACCAGAGTTGACGGCGGTCAGCGCGGTCGGCGTCGCACCATCGACGGGTACCTTCCAGAGCTGGCTGCCCGCGTCGTTCTCGCAGCGGGCGAGGATCACGGTCGAGGTCCACCACCGCACAGGCGTGCATTCGGTTTTCGGCACCGGCGTCGGCAACGTTCGGGTGATCTTTCCGTCATTGCTCATCACAACGAGGCTGTTGTCGGCCTTGGTGTAGCCGTCGCTGCCGACGTTCGCGGTCCCGAGCACGAGCAGCGTGCCGTCGGGCGACTGGAGGTAGCCGCCGCTGAAGTGACCCGCGCCGCCCAGCTGGTCTGTCGGATACGACTGCTGCTCGTTGCCGGCAAGGTCGACCCGCTTCAGCGTTCCCGGCTTGGTTCGGTCGTTGTCGGTGGCGATCAGCAGAGCGTTGCCGTCGGTGCGGGTGTATTGGGCGTACCCCGTGATGGGAAGTGTGGTCTGTGCGCCGCTGTGCAGATCGATCGACACGAGTGACGATGACGACGCGCCCGGCTCGTACTTCTCTGGCTTGATCAGCGCGTGGCTGCCATCGCCGGACCAGTCGACCAACTGGGGGTCCGCGCCCGGGGCGAAGTTGGTGATCGAGTAGCGGTTGCCTTGCGGGTCAACGAGATACAGCGTCGTGGTGGCCACATCGGGAGCTGGCTCGTTGGGTGCCCGGTCGCTGCCGGGCCTGACCGGGGTGACCGGATTCCACATCGCGAGCATCCAACCCTGGCCGACCTTCCCCCATGGCACGTTGCCGATCGCGGCCTCGGTTCCGTGTGCGACGGCAGGTGCGGCGGACGCGGCCTTCGACGTCGGCGTCACAGCGCTGTTGGCCGTGCTCTGCGCCGCCGTCGAACCGTTCGACGACGAGCATCCGGCGAGCGTCACTGCCGCCGCGGCGACGAGCCCGACGGTGATCCGAGATCGCTTCACGTTGGTTCCTTTGCGAAGAATGTGGTGGGAGGTCAAGGCTTTTCGGCTCATCGCTGCACCGAAAGTTTCACTACGCGGCCATTGCCGTTGTCGGTCACGTAGACAGTGCCGTTGGCGTCAACGGAGAGACTCTGCGGGAGGTTGAGACCGCTGAACGGCAGCGCGGCCGGGGTGTTCGACCCGGCAGCCAGTTTCAGCACCCGGTTGTTGCCGCGGTCGGCGACGTACAGGTCGCCCACGGAGTCGAGTGCGACTCCAGCGGGATCGTCGAGTCCTGTGAACGGCAGCGCGGTGGCGGAGTTTTCAGCGGCGGCCAGTTTCAGCACCCGGTTGTTGCCGCTGTCGACGACGTAGACGTTGCCTGCGGGGTCGACGGCGACTCCCTGGGGATCGCGCAAATCATCGAATGGCAGCGCAATCGGGGTGGCCGCCCCTGCGGCCAGCTTCCATACGCGGTTGCCATCCCAGTCGCTGATGTACAGATCGCCCGTGGCGTCCACTGCGACACTCGTGGGGTATTCGACGCCGGCCAATGGCAGCGGAGCCGGATTCGTCGCCCCGGCAGCCAGTTTCAGCACCTGATGGTTGTCGAAGTCGGTGACGTAGAGGTTGCCTGCGCTGTCCACCGCCGTACTGCCGGCATCGGTCTTGTCCGAGAAGGGCAGCGGCGCAGGAGCATCGGCGCCTGCTGCGAGCTTCCACACCCGGTGATCACCCTCGCCGCTGATGTAGAGGTTGCCGGAGGTGTCCGCCGAGACTCCGTTGGCGTAGCGGAGTGGAGTGAACGGCAGCTCACTCGAGTTCTTGGCGCCCGCCTGCAGCTTCTCTACCTTGTGCTTGGAGAGGTCGGTGATGTAGAGGTCGCCCGACGGACTCACGGCCAAACCGGCGTTCTCGTTGGAGGAACTGAAGAATGGCAGTTTGGTCGGCGCGGTCGCGTTCGGCGTCAGCTTCAGCACCGCATCGGGATTCGGCTGCAGGACATACACGTTGTTCTGTCGGTCGACACCGACGGCGATGGGGTTGTGAAGAGTGCCGAATGGGAGCACCGTGGGGCCACTCGCGCCCGCAGCGAGTTTCAGCACGCGGTTGGCATCGTGGTCAACGACGTAGACGGCATTCGCAGCGTCGACGGCGACCGCGGCGGGGCCGTGCAATGTGCCTAACGGCAGCACGCTTGCGATGCTCGCCCCCGGGGCGAGCTTGAGTACCCGGCGATTGCTGTAGTCAGCGACGTAGACGTTGCCCTCCGCGTCCACGGCCACTCCGTCGGGATCCGTGAGACCACGCAGCGGCAGCGCAGTCAGCTTGTCCGCGCCCGCCGCAAGCTTCCACAGCCGGTCGTTGCCGTTGTCGGCGACGTAGACATTGCCTGCGCTGTCAACTGCCACGCCAGTGGGAGCCGAAAGGCCCGTCGACGGAAGGGGAGTCGGTGCGTCGGCTCCCGCCGCGAGCTTCAAGAGCTGGTGACTGGCATGGTCGGCGATGTAGAGGTTGCCGGCCGCGTCGACCGCTGCGCCGTAGGGCTTGTCAACGTGTGCGAACGGCAGCACGGCCTGAGATGCGTACGACACGGCGCGTGTTTGGGATGCGCGAGCCGAAACCATCGCCTTGATGCTCATCGCAGCGGCGATCGCCACGATGACGAGCAGGCCGATAACGAGTGCGACCTTCACGCCACGGTTCGTCCGCCGAACCGGCGGCGAAGCTGGGGTCATTGCGATGTCCTTCCAACGAATGTGTCTTTGTTGCGGCAAGAGTGCCGAGACGGCCTTGGAGGTTTCTTGGTGCTGTGTCGTACGTAGTGTGCGTCGCACGTCAGGCCGGGTTGAATAGGGAAATTTTCCCCATGATCGCGGCTTTGCGGCCGCCAAGAATTCGTCAAGCGCCACCGTGAATGGTGTTTCCAACGCAAACACCGACCGGTAAGGAAACCAACACATGTTCAGCCCAAGAATCGCCAAGCCCGCCATCGCGGCAGGCATGATCGGCCTGGCCACCCTGCTCACCGCGGGCACGGCCAACGCGCAGACGGCCGACGATCAGTTCTTCGATGCCCTGCAACAGCAGGGCATCGGCTTCGGCAGCCCGGACTCGGCCATGAAGGTCGCGCATCACGCGTGCGACGCGCTCGATGCAGGCATGGAGCCAAGCGACATCAGCAGCAACATCGCGGCCGCGAACGGCGGCGTCGATCGGCAGACCGCATTGGTCATCGTTGTCGACGCGGCGATGGCGTACTGCCCGCAGTTCGTGCATCAGATGTCGAACGGCGCGACGGTAGTCGGCCCAAATCACTGACGCGCCAACGCAAAAGGCCCCGGGAAGAGTCCGGGGCCTGTCGCGTACGAAGCGGGTTTAGAAAGCCGCCTCGTCGAGTTCCATGATTTCGTTGTCGAGGGTGTCGATCA from Mycobacterium sp. JS623 encodes:
- a CDS encoding ABC transporter ATP-binding protein, with protein sequence MSSRLVWRSLGMLRSVRGLIGALVLLGMVASALPYVTAAAFGPMMQVVADAGASGNLSTVWDLQGPLVAREDGLLRAFAGPVPFGVLLGTWGVSLVLTQLMYLVNASVRVTAQRKLVTDIRQRVHDHIQTLSLDFFSGSSSGALIPRVTTESAGVQRLLMDCLLAPLIDAFVLVAAIAYLLALSWQMTIAALALTPLALLTLRFAGRHVQAAIHRVITADRLMSAELEQTVNGIAEIQTFNAQSIRSKRFHEASETAAKNDATSVVWMQATANGSQIFVALSTVVVLLVGVGFSSSFGLTFAGLMVFAGMVPTMFGAAQRVMGAYTTYHSVLPSATSTYELLDTRPTVQDSPEAVTLGEVHGNVVFEDVTFGYTDSQTVLEGLTFSIAEGETVALVGGIGSGKSTVFNLMLRFLDPQRGRILLDGHDIAGVTTASLRDQVSKLAQFPFFTKDTIRENIRLARPDASDADVEQACQQAHVHTVITDPMKMHDGYDTVVDVQVPSGGQKRLIALARCLLRRPEVLLLDEPTENLDADQRARLTGVIREYARDRTCLVISHDMDFIAAVADRILVLEDGRIAQVGDHRTLIAEGGLYKRLYEAQNVDPDLVYPSG
- a CDS encoding carbohydrate kinase family protein, with amino-acid sequence MNVIASVVCMGAHILDVLVRPVSDIPAGQDTALVEQIRMTAAGTAAGTALTFAKLGAAVRTAGAIGVDPAGDLLLSLLGRAGIDTGLVVRKPDAPTSMSVLPIRPNGERPALHLLGANLSYTLDDVDRDAIAAADHLHLGGTEMLGPDFAKRVLKHAKDNGVTTSVDLIAPGGMGTFDLIAPAMEYTDYLLPNEDQVLGFTGATDLAEGSRKLLDAGAGLLAITCGADGALIVNAEGTQHVPAFAIDVVDTTGCGDAFSAGFVYGMGLGRAPRDAAVLGTAVAALVAQGLGSDHGDFDLAAADALA
- a CDS encoding L,D-transpeptidase family protein, encoding MVILSLPVVAPAWADTATPLAGQPAQWIIVGVPDAHATSGTLTAFQRVGQQWKVALGPVPAKVGELGVGAPGDGVHRTPVGTFRFDQAFGRRPNPGTKMPYFQATQQDWWDEDARSPSYNTHVRRSGSPSSIAENLYDSGPVYDYAVNIAVNPQRVPGRVSGIFLHVTDGSPTWGCVAIGRDEMRSVLNWLDPAASPEITIGVGTPSL
- a CDS encoding MaoC/PaaZ C-terminal domain-containing protein, giving the protein MTQPSGLMNLVRAAAGALPFVPRGDTLPDRTLTVDELSIDPANVAAYANVTGLRFGDAVPLTYPFALTFPTVMSLVTGFDFPFAAMGSVHIENHITQHRTILVTDTVSVRTHAENLREHRRGLLVDIVTDVNVGNETAWHQVTTFLHQQKTSLSDEPKPPPQKQPKPGPPNAVLRITPGQIRHYASVGGDHNPIHTNAIAAKLFGFPSVIAHGMFSAAAVLANIEGQLPDTVKYSVRFAKPVVLPAQAGLYVDRISDGWQLTLRNLKKGDPHLTGTVTAL
- a CDS encoding 3-oxoacyl-ACP reductase; this encodes MATDLYSQIVHSAPGSFLAKQLGIPQPETLRRYKAGDAPLAGTLLIGGEGRVVEPLRAALAEDYDVVSNNLGGRWADSFGGLVFDATGITEPAGLKALYKFFTPLLRNLGASGRIVVVGTTPEHVDNAHERIAQRALEGFTRSLAKELRRGATVNLVHLSPDAKPAATGLESTVRFILSGKSAYVDGQVFRVGAQDSAPPADWDRPLDGKIALVTGAARGIGATIAEVFARDGASVVVVDVEGAADALGETAAKVGATALTLDVTADDAVDRISEHLREHYHGSGLDILVNNAGITRDKLLANMDEARWDSVVAVNLLAPLRLTEGLVGNGTIGEGGRVIGLSSMAGIAGNRGQTNYAATKAGMIGLTDSLAAAYSDKGITVNAVAPGFIETKMTEAIPVATREVGRRLNSLYQGGKPVDVAETIAYFASPASNAVTGNTIRVCGQAWLGA
- a CDS encoding acetyl-CoA C-acetyltransferase, translating into MGRMASDTHRRVAILGGNRIPFARSDGAYANASNQDMFTAALGGLIDRFNLDGEKLGAVIGGAVLKHSRDFNLMRECVLGSSLSSYTPAFDIQQACGTGLQATIAAADGVAAGRYDVAAAGGVDTASDAPIAFGDDLRRVLLGLRRSKSNVDRLKLVGKLPAALGVEIPVNSEPRTGLSMGEHQAITAKEMGIKRVEQDELAAASHRNMAAAYDRGFFDDLVTPFLGVYRDNNLRADSSVEKLAKLKPVFGVKAGDATMTAGNSTPLTDGASVSLLATDEWAAQHGIEPLAYYVDAETAAVDYVNGKDGLLMAPTYAVPRLLARNGLSLGDFDFYEIHEAFASVVLAHLQAWESEEYCKERLGLDSALGSIDRSKLNVNGSSLAAGHPFAATGGRIVAQLAKQLAEKKKETGQPVRGLISICAAGGQGVAAILEA
- a CDS encoding TIGR03564 family F420-dependent LLM class oxidoreductase yields the protein MQISLSLVGLLSDTGGSPVDATIKSLALLRDEGFRRVWMAQLPYDPDLLTILAVALHEVDTIEVGSGVVPIQVQHPTSLAQRALTLNAIAGGRFSLGVGMSHKMVTEQMWGISYEKPLRRMREYLDGLLPLLSGQPADAVGETVTTRGSLQIPGAPVPDVYIAALGPQMLKLAGRRTAGTLTWMTGPKTLAEHVSPTLRDAAEEAGRAQSDVRVAASLPVAVTDDVDEARARAAQEFAIYGQLPSYRAMLDREGYAGPEDAAIIGDEKTVSDRLDEVAASGVDEFAAVTFDPSPEGRARTRALLRTRDR
- a CDS encoding RsiV family protein — translated: MLNPIVQRELGKHRSTPVRDDLDANTYRNFAITDDAVIFFFGEDAVVPDNSGPHQVSVPRSELAPLLA